The following proteins are co-located in the Microbacterium sp. Clip185 genome:
- a CDS encoding RelA/SpoT family protein yields MAETLPAGAQSSSLRRLIPRIFSRAARRDDVDKLVRTVRTHHPKGDLAIVERAYVVAARAHEGQKRQSGEPYITHPLAVAQILADLGLGPKAVAAALLHDTVEDTGYRLDELSAEFGDEVAMLVDGVTKLDKVKYGESAQAETVRKMIVAMSRDIRVLVIKLADRLHNARTWGFVPPEKASKKATETLEIYAPLAHRLGIQAIKSELEDLSFAVLHPKLYVEIDSLVKQRTPQREQYLQNVINAVEEDLRELRIRGRVAGRPKQLYSVYQKMVVRGREFDDIYDLIGIRVIVATVRDCYAVLGALHARWTPLPGRFKDYIATPKFNLYQSLHTTVIGPNGRTVEIQIRTNEMHQQAEFGVAAHWKYKERMSGAKNDAKAVDADMAWLAHISDWQAETADPGEFLDSLRFEIGAKEVYVFTPKGRVIGLPAGATPVDFAYAVHTEIGHRTMGSKVNGRLVPLESELHSGDVVEVFTSKNPDAGPSQDWLGFVKSTRARNKIRGWFTKERREEAIEQGRESIARAMRRQNLPLQRLMSQDSFTQVAQQLRYEDVSALYAAVGEGHVSTQSVIEKVTALVAADNDTSTGPIDIPHIGRGRAPRDGDSGVLVRGAPDILVKLAKCCTPVPGDEIVGFVTRGSGVSVHRADCTNVKALEADPERMIEVEWAPTTKSVFLVQIQVEALDRSGLLSDVTRVLSEHHVNILSATVSTSNDRLALSRFVFEMGDTVHLDRVLNAVRRIDAVYDVYRVTSS; encoded by the coding sequence ATGGCCGAGACGCTTCCCGCGGGCGCCCAGAGTTCTTCTCTGCGCCGGCTGATCCCGCGCATCTTCTCGCGGGCTGCGCGCCGCGACGACGTCGACAAGCTGGTCCGCACGGTCCGCACCCACCATCCGAAAGGCGATCTCGCGATCGTCGAGCGGGCCTATGTCGTGGCAGCGCGGGCGCACGAGGGGCAGAAGCGGCAGAGCGGCGAGCCGTACATCACGCATCCGCTCGCCGTAGCTCAGATCCTGGCCGATCTCGGCCTCGGCCCCAAGGCCGTGGCCGCAGCTCTCCTGCACGACACAGTCGAGGACACGGGGTACCGACTCGACGAGCTGAGCGCGGAGTTCGGCGACGAAGTCGCGATGCTCGTCGACGGCGTCACGAAGCTCGACAAGGTCAAATACGGCGAGAGCGCGCAGGCCGAGACCGTCCGCAAGATGATCGTGGCGATGTCTCGCGACATCCGTGTCCTGGTCATCAAGCTCGCTGACCGCCTGCACAACGCCCGCACGTGGGGTTTCGTGCCGCCCGAGAAGGCGTCGAAGAAGGCGACCGAGACACTCGAGATCTACGCGCCTCTGGCGCACCGACTGGGCATCCAGGCGATCAAGTCCGAACTCGAAGACCTCTCGTTCGCCGTCCTCCATCCGAAGCTCTACGTCGAGATCGACAGTCTCGTCAAGCAGCGCACCCCTCAGCGCGAGCAGTACCTGCAGAACGTCATCAACGCCGTCGAAGAGGACCTGCGCGAGCTGCGTATCCGCGGGCGTGTGGCGGGACGACCCAAGCAGCTCTACTCGGTCTACCAGAAGATGGTCGTGCGGGGCCGTGAGTTCGACGACATCTACGACCTGATCGGCATCCGGGTCATCGTGGCGACCGTGCGCGATTGCTACGCCGTCCTGGGTGCCCTCCACGCGCGGTGGACACCGCTTCCCGGGCGGTTCAAGGACTACATCGCCACGCCGAAGTTCAACCTGTACCAATCGCTGCACACGACCGTCATCGGCCCCAACGGGCGAACGGTCGAGATCCAGATCCGCACGAACGAGATGCACCAGCAGGCCGAGTTCGGCGTTGCGGCGCACTGGAAGTACAAAGAGCGCATGTCGGGCGCCAAGAACGACGCGAAGGCCGTCGACGCCGACATGGCCTGGCTCGCCCACATCTCCGACTGGCAGGCGGAGACGGCTGACCCGGGGGAGTTCCTCGACTCGCTTCGGTTCGAGATCGGTGCGAAAGAGGTCTACGTCTTCACCCCCAAGGGCCGCGTCATCGGCCTGCCGGCGGGCGCCACACCGGTCGATTTCGCGTACGCGGTGCACACCGAGATCGGGCACCGCACGATGGGCTCGAAGGTCAACGGCCGGCTCGTGCCGCTCGAGTCCGAACTCCACTCCGGCGACGTCGTCGAGGTGTTCACCTCCAAGAACCCGGATGCGGGCCCCAGCCAGGACTGGCTCGGATTCGTCAAGAGCACGCGCGCGCGCAACAAGATCCGCGGGTGGTTCACCAAGGAGCGCCGCGAAGAGGCCATCGAGCAGGGTCGCGAGTCCATCGCGCGCGCCATGCGGCGCCAGAACCTGCCGCTGCAGCGTCTGATGAGCCAGGACTCCTTCACGCAGGTCGCGCAGCAGCTGCGCTACGAGGACGTGTCGGCTCTGTACGCGGCCGTCGGTGAGGGGCACGTCTCCACGCAGTCGGTGATCGAGAAGGTGACGGCGCTGGTCGCCGCCGACAACGACACCTCCACCGGCCCGATCGACATCCCGCACATCGGCCGTGGTCGTGCCCCTCGTGACGGCGATTCCGGCGTGCTCGTGCGTGGTGCTCCCGACATCCTCGTCAAACTGGCCAAGTGCTGCACGCCCGTCCCGGGTGACGAGATCGTCGGCTTCGTCACCCGAGGGAGCGGTGTCTCGGTGCACCGCGCCGACTGCACCAACGTCAAAGCGCTCGAGGCAGATCCCGAGCGCATGATCGAGGTCGAGTGGGCCCCGACCACGAAGAGCGTGTTCCTCGTGCAGATCCAGGTCGAGGCCCTCGACCGCTCGGGACTTCTCAGCGACGTGACGCGGGTGCTGAGTGAGCACCACGTCAACATCCTGTCCGCGACGGTGTCGACCTCGAACGACCGACTCGCGCTCAGCCGATTCGTGTTCGAGATGGGCGACACGGTACATCTCGACCGCGTGCTGAATGCGGTGCGCCGCATCGACGCCGTCTACGACGTCTACCGCGTCACATCGTCCTGA
- a CDS encoding DUF349 domain-containing protein gives MTAATDHTPDQPDTNGSADEPWGRVDADGTVAVREGESWRVVGQYPDGTPEEALAYFVRKYTDLASEVTLLEVRHRRGGASASDLRHTADTLREKVTDAAAVGDLESLRARLDALVASLAEATAHEAEAAKAAVDEALAQRTVLVERAEALAARDPKSLQWKQVTAELSELFDQWQSQQQNGPRLPKSASQQLWTRFRDARSTLERHRRAFYAELDEVHKAAKDRKTRLVERAEALAPRGEDGIPAYRDLLDEWKAAGRAGKRVDDALWARFKAAGDALYGARQGREAAEAEESKERIVAKQALLETAKPIVDEKNLSTARQRLTEVQRQWDEIGRIFPRDRERALDDELRKIEQHVRGREDAEWKRNEPETTARANDMTRQLTDAIEKLESELADAEARKDTKAAKTARESLEARKAWLRAIGG, from the coding sequence GTGACTGCCGCGACAGACCACACCCCTGACCAGCCCGACACCAACGGGTCCGCTGACGAGCCCTGGGGTCGGGTGGATGCCGACGGCACCGTCGCCGTGCGCGAGGGCGAGAGTTGGCGCGTCGTCGGCCAGTATCCCGACGGGACGCCGGAGGAGGCACTCGCGTACTTCGTGCGCAAGTACACCGACCTCGCCAGCGAGGTGACGCTCCTCGAGGTGCGTCATCGCCGTGGCGGCGCATCGGCTTCTGACCTGCGACACACTGCCGACACGCTGCGGGAGAAGGTCACGGACGCCGCGGCCGTCGGCGACCTGGAATCGCTGCGTGCACGGCTCGACGCACTGGTCGCGTCCCTCGCCGAGGCCACGGCGCACGAAGCGGAGGCCGCGAAGGCCGCTGTCGACGAAGCGCTCGCCCAGCGGACCGTGCTCGTCGAGCGCGCCGAGGCGCTCGCTGCTCGCGACCCGAAGTCGCTGCAGTGGAAGCAGGTCACCGCAGAGCTCTCAGAACTGTTCGACCAGTGGCAGAGCCAGCAGCAGAACGGCCCGCGTCTGCCGAAGTCCGCGTCTCAGCAGCTGTGGACGCGTTTCCGTGACGCGCGCAGCACGCTGGAGCGTCACCGTCGTGCCTTCTATGCGGAGCTCGACGAGGTGCACAAGGCCGCCAAGGACCGCAAGACGCGTCTCGTGGAGCGCGCCGAGGCTCTCGCCCCGCGCGGCGAGGACGGCATTCCGGCCTACCGCGACCTCCTCGACGAGTGGAAGGCCGCCGGACGCGCAGGCAAACGCGTCGATGACGCTCTCTGGGCTCGCTTCAAGGCCGCGGGAGACGCGCTCTATGGCGCGCGCCAGGGCCGCGAGGCCGCCGAAGCCGAAGAGTCCAAGGAGCGGATCGTCGCCAAGCAGGCGCTGCTCGAGACGGCGAAGCCCATCGTCGACGAGAAGAACCTGTCCACCGCACGTCAACGCCTCACCGAGGTCCAGCGTCAGTGGGATGAGATCGGCCGCATCTTCCCGCGCGATCGCGAGCGCGCCCTCGACGACGAGCTGCGCAAGATCGAACAGCACGTGCGCGGCCGGGAGGACGCCGAGTGGAAGCGCAACGAGCCGGAGACGACGGCCCGCGCGAACGACATGACCCGCCAGCTGACCGACGCCATCGAGAAGCTCGAGAGCGAACTGGCCGACGCGGAAGCCCGCAAGGACACGAAGGCCGCGAAGACAGCGCGCGAGTCGCTCGAAGCCCGCAAGGCGTGGCTGCGCGCGATCGGCGGCTGA
- a CDS encoding type IV toxin-antitoxin system AbiEi family antitoxin has translation MGSRFLYFPSELLSRAELTAACLDGDLVGLGEGFVPADTIETAALRAASLRPLVGDRMAATHRSAAWVHGFIDEVPVRHDLQRISAHRLHEPVDRRFVYRDPRIPDEDLIRLGGVPVTTPARTVADLARGTDETAHSFLSQCAQRAPQAVRDAVVWLEARRRVPRRLAALALLEELVRTM, from the coding sequence ATGGGCTCCCGTTTCCTCTACTTCCCGAGCGAGCTGCTCAGTCGGGCCGAGCTCACCGCCGCGTGCCTCGACGGGGATCTCGTGGGACTCGGCGAAGGCTTCGTCCCCGCGGACACGATCGAGACAGCCGCACTGAGGGCCGCATCTCTGCGCCCGCTCGTCGGCGACCGGATGGCGGCGACCCACCGCAGCGCGGCCTGGGTTCACGGCTTCATCGACGAGGTGCCCGTGCGTCACGACCTGCAGCGCATCAGCGCGCATCGTCTGCACGAGCCCGTGGACCGCCGCTTCGTCTACCGCGATCCACGCATCCCCGACGAAGATCTGATCCGTCTGGGCGGGGTTCCCGTCACGACGCCCGCTCGCACCGTCGCGGATCTCGCACGGGGCACCGACGAGACGGCGCACTCCTTCCTCAGCCAATGCGCACAGCGCGCGCCACAGGCCGTTCGCGACGCCGTCGTCTGGCTGGAAGCCAGGCGACGCGTACCCCGGCGCCTCGCCGCGCTCGCTCTGCTCGAGGAGCTCGTCAGGACGATGTGA
- a CDS encoding dioxygenase encodes MASGSKQQRAERERARLYQARRAHHDAQIRRRRRDNLIAGIGGGVLVLAVLGGQIAYYTLGPGAISPTVETPAPTPSDTTPPATPLPTPEPTS; translated from the coding sequence GTGGCATCGGGAAGCAAGCAGCAGCGTGCGGAGCGCGAACGCGCTCGTCTGTATCAGGCGCGCCGCGCCCACCACGACGCGCAGATCCGTCGGCGCCGTCGCGACAACCTCATCGCGGGCATCGGCGGCGGCGTGCTCGTGCTCGCTGTGCTCGGCGGCCAGATCGCGTACTACACGCTCGGGCCCGGCGCGATCTCCCCGACCGTGGAGACGCCCGCCCCGACGCCCTCGGACACCACGCCGCCCGCGACCCCGCTGCCGACACCGGAGCCCACGTCCTGA
- a CDS encoding replication-associated recombination protein A produces the protein MTSSGALFQGQTPLAVRMRPVSLAEVAGQGHLLKPGSPLVALADPDRQTSGAVSVILWGPPGTGKTTLAQAIARSSGRRFVELSAITAGVKDVREVMQEALNQRDLYGQSTILFLDEIHRFTKAQQDALLPGVENGWVVLIAATTENPSFSVISPLLSRSLLLTLKPLGDDDLGALVDRAVRDPRGLGGRVALDDEARDALVRLASGDARRALTALEAAAAMTDGEESPRITAALIAQAVDRALLRYDRQGDEHYDVISAFIKSIRGSDADAAIHYLARMIEAGEDPRFIARRLVISAAEDIGLADPQALQIAVAAADAVAFIGMPEGRIPLAEATVYLATTAKSNAAYNAINAAIADVKAGGFGRVPTHLRDAHYPGAKRLGHGKGYVYPHDLDVGVATQQYLPDELRGRRYYQPTQRGIERDIAARVEKIRRILEG, from the coding sequence GTGACCTCCTCCGGCGCCCTCTTCCAGGGTCAGACGCCTCTCGCCGTGCGCATGCGCCCGGTGTCACTGGCCGAGGTCGCGGGCCAGGGGCACCTGCTCAAGCCCGGCTCTCCGCTGGTCGCGCTGGCCGATCCTGATCGGCAGACATCGGGAGCGGTGTCGGTCATCCTCTGGGGCCCGCCCGGCACCGGCAAGACCACGCTCGCGCAGGCGATCGCCCGCTCGTCGGGGCGTCGTTTCGTCGAGCTGTCCGCCATCACTGCGGGAGTGAAGGATGTGCGGGAGGTGATGCAGGAGGCCCTCAACCAGCGCGACCTGTACGGGCAGTCCACCATCCTGTTCCTGGACGAGATCCATCGCTTCACCAAGGCGCAGCAGGACGCGCTGCTGCCCGGTGTCGAGAACGGGTGGGTCGTGCTCATCGCGGCGACGACGGAGAACCCGTCGTTCTCCGTCATTTCGCCGCTGTTGTCGCGCTCGCTCCTGCTGACCTTGAAGCCCCTGGGAGACGATGACCTGGGTGCTCTGGTTGATCGTGCGGTGCGTGATCCACGGGGATTGGGCGGGCGGGTCGCCCTCGACGACGAGGCGAGGGACGCGCTCGTGCGCCTCGCCTCCGGAGATGCGCGGCGTGCATTGACGGCGCTGGAGGCCGCGGCGGCCATGACCGACGGCGAGGAGTCGCCGCGCATCACGGCTGCGCTCATCGCGCAGGCGGTCGATCGTGCTCTGCTGCGCTACGACCGCCAGGGCGATGAGCACTACGACGTGATCAGCGCATTCATCAAGTCGATCCGCGGATCGGATGCGGATGCCGCGATCCACTACCTGGCGCGGATGATCGAGGCGGGGGAGGATCCCCGGTTCATCGCTCGGCGTCTGGTCATCTCCGCTGCTGAGGACATCGGCCTGGCCGATCCGCAGGCTCTGCAGATCGCGGTCGCCGCCGCGGACGCGGTGGCCTTCATCGGAATGCCCGAAGGGCGCATTCCCCTTGCGGAGGCGACCGTGTACCTGGCCACCACCGCGAAGTCGAACGCGGCCTACAACGCGATCAACGCCGCGATCGCCGATGTGAAGGCCGGCGGCTTCGGGCGGGTTCCCACGCACCTGCGTGACGCGCACTATCCGGGTGCCAAGCGTCTGGGGCACGGCAAGGGGTACGTCTACCCGCACGATCTCGACGTGGGGGTGGCGACGCAGCAGTATCTCCCCGATGAGCTCCGCGGGCGGCGGTACTACCAGCCCACTCAGCGGGGCATCGAGCGCGACATCGCCGCGCGGGTCGAGAAGATCCGCCGGATCCTCGAGGGGTGA
- the rpsD gene encoding 30S ribosomal protein S4, with the protein MTTKSQDRRKVRLSRALGVALTPKAARYLEKRPYAPGEHGRTKRKADSDYAVRLREKQRLREQYGIREKQLRIAFNEARRTDGLTGENLVELLEMRLDALVLRSGFARTTAQARQFVVHRHIMVDGQIVDRPSFRVKPGQLIHVKARSEGTEPFQVAAAGGHAEVLPNVPGYLEVELDKLQARLVRRPKRAEVPVTCDVQLVVEYYAAR; encoded by the coding sequence GTGACCACGAAGTCCCAGGACCGCCGCAAGGTCCGCCTGTCGCGCGCGCTCGGCGTCGCGCTGACGCCCAAGGCCGCCCGCTACCTCGAGAAGCGTCCCTACGCTCCCGGCGAGCACGGCCGCACCAAGCGCAAGGCCGACAGCGACTACGCCGTTCGCCTTCGTGAGAAGCAGCGTCTGCGCGAGCAGTACGGCATCCGTGAGAAGCAGCTGCGCATCGCGTTCAACGAGGCCCGTCGCACCGACGGCCTGACGGGTGAGAACCTCGTCGAGCTGCTCGAGATGCGTCTCGACGCCCTCGTGCTGCGTTCCGGCTTCGCCCGGACCACGGCGCAGGCTCGCCAGTTCGTCGTGCACCGCCACATCATGGTCGACGGCCAGATCGTGGACCGCCCGTCGTTCCGCGTCAAGCCCGGCCAGCTCATCCACGTCAAGGCCCGCAGCGAGGGCACCGAGCCGTTCCAGGTCGCGGCCGCCGGCGGTCACGCCGAGGTTCTGCCGAACGTCCCCGGCTACCTCGAGGTCGAGCTCGACAAGCTCCAGGCCCGCCTGGTTCGTCGCCCGAAGCGCGCTGAGGTCCCCGTGACCTGTGACGTGCAGCTGGTCGTCGAGTACTACGCCGCGCGCTGA